Proteins encoded within one genomic window of Kibdelosporangium phytohabitans:
- a CDS encoding KedN5 family methylcobalamin-dependent radical SAM C-methyltransferase: protein MTESGKLVVDIVQQGIWDMPLESMPLASGYLKAVALADDEIAKACDIQIRNFRGGITLSSMAYQLFSERVPDVLAFSVFGWSYRAFGSLAETYKQLNPHGWVIFGGTHVANQADRVFRMFPCVDIVVNGEGEMIFRDLLRARMRGVTNERLAGITGISYVDEDGKVLNTPDRDRMANLDEIPSPFLTNAIEMTDEHGRFRYDVALMETNRGCPYKCSFCYWGGAVGQKVRAFSRERLRSELEFFAKMRVHTIVVCDANFGLLPDDLKFVDDLIEVRDQYGFPRALETSWAKNKSKTFYAIVKKMRDAGMRSSFTLALQTLDDTTLTLMNRKNMKVNEWEDLSEWLDREGLDCYAELIWGAPGETVESFMAGYDKLARRVSRIACYPMLLLPNTDYGDNRDVHGIISVRGDNDDFEYVLKNRQVSFAQNQDMQRFLFWARVIAEMAVLRHAWVGLRELAGVRQTQVLLSLDEWVRGTDDPAAEPLRTTLESVVVGTGDVGSAVSYLYREPDVKRMMKRWWAEQIRPLIPEDKLAVLDELFAYDLLTQPIAAPPGAEHPDTTGIDFVTVRGEEYYRRTAVRLAYDIPSIMAALRAEETPDLSPKVTEVDLYYKIGCESAVASTNHETIVHFMGMTTEQVMANAAAQTVDATVMSLTGDKGSC from the coding sequence ATGACCGAAAGCGGCAAGCTCGTCGTCGACATCGTGCAGCAGGGCATCTGGGACATGCCACTGGAATCGATGCCGCTCGCGTCCGGGTACCTCAAGGCCGTCGCCCTCGCAGACGACGAGATCGCCAAGGCGTGCGACATCCAGATCCGCAACTTCCGCGGCGGGATAACCCTTTCCTCCATGGCGTACCAGCTGTTCAGCGAGCGCGTGCCGGATGTCCTCGCGTTCTCGGTGTTCGGGTGGAGCTACCGCGCCTTCGGGTCGCTCGCCGAGACCTACAAGCAGCTCAACCCGCACGGCTGGGTCATCTTCGGCGGGACCCACGTCGCCAACCAGGCCGACCGCGTGTTCCGGATGTTCCCGTGCGTGGACATCGTGGTCAACGGCGAAGGCGAGATGATCTTCCGGGATCTGCTGCGCGCCCGGATGCGGGGCGTCACGAACGAGCGGCTCGCCGGCATCACGGGTATCTCCTATGTGGACGAAGACGGCAAGGTGCTGAACACGCCGGACCGCGACCGGATGGCCAACCTCGACGAGATCCCGTCGCCGTTCCTGACCAACGCGATCGAGATGACCGACGAGCACGGCCGCTTCCGCTACGACGTCGCGCTGATGGAGACCAACCGCGGCTGCCCGTACAAGTGCTCGTTCTGCTACTGGGGTGGCGCCGTCGGCCAGAAGGTCCGCGCGTTCTCCCGCGAACGGCTGCGTTCGGAACTGGAGTTCTTCGCCAAGATGCGCGTGCACACGATCGTGGTGTGCGACGCCAACTTCGGCCTGCTGCCCGACGACCTGAAGTTCGTCGACGACCTGATCGAGGTCCGCGACCAGTACGGCTTCCCGCGCGCGCTGGAGACCTCGTGGGCCAAGAACAAGTCGAAGACGTTCTACGCCATCGTCAAGAAGATGCGCGACGCGGGCATGCGCAGTTCCTTCACGCTCGCGCTGCAGACACTGGACGACACCACGCTGACCCTGATGAACCGCAAGAACATGAAGGTCAACGAGTGGGAGGACCTGTCGGAATGGCTGGACCGCGAAGGCCTTGACTGCTACGCCGAACTGATCTGGGGCGCGCCCGGCGAGACCGTCGAGTCCTTCATGGCCGGCTACGACAAGCTGGCGCGGCGCGTGTCCCGCATCGCCTGCTACCCGATGTTGTTGCTGCCCAACACCGACTACGGCGACAACCGCGACGTGCACGGCATCATCTCGGTTCGCGGCGACAACGACGACTTCGAGTACGTGCTCAAGAACCGCCAGGTCTCCTTCGCGCAGAACCAGGACATGCAGCGATTCCTGTTCTGGGCGCGGGTGATCGCGGAGATGGCCGTGCTGCGGCACGCGTGGGTCGGCCTGCGCGAGCTGGCCGGTGTGCGCCAGACCCAGGTCCTGCTCAGCCTGGACGAGTGGGTCCGCGGCACCGACGACCCCGCGGCGGAACCGTTGCGCACCACGCTGGAGAGCGTCGTCGTCGGTACCGGCGACGTCGGTTCGGCGGTGAGCTACCTCTACCGCGAGCCGGACGTCAAACGGATGATGAAGCGCTGGTGGGCCGAGCAGATCCGGCCGCTGATCCCCGAGGACAAGCTGGCGGTGCTCGACGAGCTGTTCGCGTACGACCTGCTGACGCAGCCGATCGCCGCCCCGCCCGGTGCCGAACACCCCGACACCACCGGGATCGACTTCGTGACTGTGCGCGGCGAGGAGTACTACCGGCGCACCGCCGTGCGGCTGGCGTACGACATCCCGTCCATCATGGCCGCCCTGCGCGCCGAGGAGACGCCCGACCTGTCGCCGAAGGTCACCGAAGTCGACCTGTACTACAAGATCGGGTGCGAGAGCGCGGTGGCGTCGACCAACCACGAGACCATCGTGCACTTCATGGGGATGACCACCGAGCAGGTGATGGCCAACGCCGCCGCGCAGACAGTCGACGCGACGGTGATGAGCCTGACTGGGGACAAGGGCTCCTGCTGA
- a CDS encoding class I SAM-dependent methyltransferase, whose protein sequence is MNDALNATADTVDPVAYIFNSAVAASAIGAAWELGILDALQANGTLELPQFAAEHGLDPQSTLGLARALAAVDIVERIDTKVMPGGNFADAYRNRSFFHWLTRGSAELFRRMPDVARTANRTGEFYQRDAAAIAYACKEISELTYDPWFWDAIDGLASSPAVVADLGCGSGTRILQLLDRFPAARALGIDVAEPALAVAADATAKAGLTEKVTLIADDVLTMAARPEFAEVELLTCFMMGHDFWPRQRCVATLRRVAALFPSANTFLLGDATRSTGVADKDLPVFALGFELAHDLMGTFIPTIADWESVFAEGGWRLREQHRIGIAVGEVIFELERA, encoded by the coding sequence ATGAATGACGCCTTGAATGCCACCGCTGACACGGTCGACCCGGTGGCGTACATCTTCAACTCGGCGGTCGCGGCGTCGGCCATCGGTGCCGCGTGGGAGCTCGGCATCCTGGACGCCCTACAGGCCAACGGTACGCTCGAACTGCCCCAGTTCGCCGCGGAGCACGGCCTCGACCCGCAGTCCACGCTCGGCCTGGCCCGCGCACTGGCGGCCGTCGACATCGTCGAGCGCATCGACACGAAGGTCATGCCCGGCGGCAACTTCGCCGACGCCTACCGCAACCGCTCGTTCTTCCACTGGCTGACCAGGGGAAGCGCGGAACTGTTCCGCCGGATGCCCGACGTGGCGCGCACCGCCAACCGCACGGGCGAGTTCTACCAGCGGGACGCGGCGGCGATCGCGTACGCGTGCAAGGAGATCAGCGAGCTGACCTACGACCCGTGGTTCTGGGACGCGATCGACGGCCTGGCGTCGTCGCCCGCTGTGGTGGCCGACCTCGGCTGCGGCAGCGGGACGCGGATCCTGCAACTGCTCGACCGGTTCCCCGCCGCGCGGGCGCTGGGCATCGACGTCGCCGAACCGGCGCTGGCGGTCGCGGCGGACGCGACCGCGAAGGCGGGCCTGACCGAGAAGGTCACGCTGATCGCCGACGACGTGCTCACCATGGCGGCGAGGCCGGAGTTCGCCGAGGTCGAGCTGTTGACGTGCTTCATGATGGGCCACGACTTCTGGCCGCGGCAGCGCTGCGTGGCGACTTTGCGGCGGGTGGCCGCGTTGTTCCCGTCGGCGAACACGTTCCTGCTCGGCGACGCCACCAGGTCGACCGGTGTCGCCGACAAGGACCTGCCGGTGTTCGCGCTGGGCTTCGAACTCGCGCACGACCTGATGGGCACCTTCATCCCGACGATCGCCGACTGGGAGTCGGTGTTCGCCGAAGGCGGCTGGCGGCTGCGTGAGCAGCACCGGATCGGCATCGCGGTCGGCGAGGTGATCTTCGAACTCGAGCGGGCATAG
- a CDS encoding multicopper oxidase family protein yields MLNRRKLLAFGGIAAGGALIVPEGVRRTATAGEQPAGIHGIHRHHVRQAGSIRPHAGVPEFSVQMPVPKVLQPFKGDPDIDFYRVAIKQANSEILPGVQTPVLTYNGDFVGPTIRARTGRPVSVTFTNQLAEHANVHLHGGHVAPSSDGHPMDTIAPNGYRTYSYPNRQQGATLWYHAHSHHTEAEHVYRGQHGFYIIDDPAEAHLRLPSGKYDVPIMLRDALFDEAGKLDFLSPPPFRNIDLANGRPQPYFPVAARKYRFRFLNSATERNYILNLGGVDMIQIASDGGLLPVPVPRKEFRLSSGERIEVVIDFSKFPVGTKLVLGDVQRPVLRFDVTSKAFDDSRVPDTLRALPGLATPTFERTVDMATVFNGEIPDGVINGKIFDPNRVDFTIKRGTTEIWNIINGDSAQGWAHNFHMHLIQFRVLSRAGRPPEPDDRGRKDTIMMPANEPVRIQATFDGDFTGRYVYHCHFLEHSSIGMMAQMEITP; encoded by the coding sequence ATGCTGAACAGACGAAAGCTGCTGGCATTCGGCGGGATTGCCGCTGGCGGCGCCCTGATCGTGCCGGAAGGCGTTCGCCGGACCGCGACCGCCGGCGAGCAACCGGCCGGCATCCACGGCATACATCGCCATCACGTGCGGCAAGCCGGATCGATACGCCCGCACGCGGGCGTACCCGAGTTCAGCGTGCAGATGCCCGTCCCGAAGGTGCTGCAGCCGTTCAAGGGCGACCCGGACATCGACTTCTACCGGGTGGCGATCAAGCAGGCGAACTCCGAGATCCTGCCGGGCGTGCAGACCCCGGTGCTGACCTACAACGGTGATTTCGTCGGACCGACCATCCGGGCGCGCACGGGCAGGCCCGTGTCGGTCACGTTCACCAACCAGCTGGCCGAACACGCGAACGTCCACCTGCACGGCGGACACGTCGCTCCTTCGAGTGACGGCCACCCGATGGACACCATCGCGCCCAACGGCTACCGCACCTATTCGTACCCCAACCGCCAGCAGGGCGCGACCCTCTGGTACCACGCGCACAGCCACCACACCGAGGCCGAGCACGTCTACCGCGGGCAGCACGGCTTCTACATCATCGACGACCCGGCGGAAGCCCACCTCAGGCTGCCCAGCGGCAAGTACGACGTGCCGATCATGCTGCGGGACGCGCTGTTCGACGAGGCGGGCAAGCTGGACTTCCTCAGCCCGCCGCCGTTCCGCAACATCGACCTGGCCAACGGCAGGCCGCAACCGTACTTCCCGGTGGCGGCGCGCAAGTACCGCTTCCGCTTCCTCAACAGCGCCACCGAGCGCAACTACATCCTCAACCTCGGTGGCGTGGACATGATCCAGATCGCCTCCGACGGCGGTCTGCTGCCTGTTCCCGTGCCGCGCAAGGAGTTCCGGCTCAGCTCGGGTGAGCGGATCGAGGTGGTGATCGACTTCAGCAAGTTCCCGGTCGGCACCAAGCTGGTGCTCGGCGACGTGCAACGGCCCGTGCTGCGCTTCGACGTGACCAGCAAGGCCTTCGACGACAGCCGCGTGCCCGACACGCTGCGGGCGCTCCCCGGCCTGGCGACGCCGACGTTCGAGCGGACCGTGGACATGGCGACGGTGTTCAACGGCGAGATCCCCGACGGCGTGATCAACGGCAAGATCTTCGACCCGAACCGGGTCGACTTCACGATCAAGCGCGGCACGACGGAGATCTGGAACATCATCAACGGCGACAGCGCACAGGGCTGGGCGCACAACTTCCACATGCACCTGATCCAGTTCCGGGTGCTCAGCCGCGCGGGACGGCCGCCGGAGCCCGACGACCGCGGCCGCAAGGACACGATCATGATGCCCGCGAACGAGCCCGTCCGCATCCAGGCGACGTTCGACGGTGACTTCACGGGCAGGTACGTGTACCACTGCCACTTCCTGGAGCACTCCTCCATCGGCATGATGGCGCAGATGGAGATCACGCCGTAA
- a CDS encoding NUDIX hydrolase — MNQTPAGEGERHRSVVDVHLVLVRGGCVLLGRRAGTGFADGLLHLVSGHLESGEDVVAATMREAEEEIGVLVAREDLECVHVMHHRHGQDARVGFFFRATRWSGQPVNREPGKCSELVWCPIDDLPADVVAYPADAIRRIGKGEPFSLHGW, encoded by the coding sequence ATGAACCAAACACCCGCCGGAGAGGGCGAACGTCATCGCAGCGTCGTCGATGTGCACCTGGTTCTGGTGCGGGGCGGGTGTGTGCTGCTGGGCAGGCGGGCGGGCACCGGTTTCGCGGACGGGTTGTTGCACCTGGTCTCCGGGCACCTGGAGTCCGGCGAGGACGTCGTCGCCGCGACGATGCGGGAGGCCGAGGAGGAAATCGGGGTACTGGTGGCGCGCGAGGACCTCGAGTGCGTCCACGTGATGCACCACCGCCACGGCCAGGACGCGCGAGTCGGGTTCTTCTTCCGCGCGACCCGGTGGTCAGGGCAACCGGTCAACCGGGAGCCCGGGAAGTGCTCGGAACTGGTGTGGTGCCCGATCGACGATCTGCCCGCGGACGTCGTCGCGTACCCGGCCGACGCGATTCGGCGGATCGGGAAAGGCGAGCCGTTCAGCCTGCACGGGTGGTGA